A single window of Prionailurus viverrinus isolate Anna chromosome F1, UM_Priviv_1.0, whole genome shotgun sequence DNA harbors:
- the LOC125155198 gene encoding LOW QUALITY PROTEIN: oligosaccharyltransferase complex subunit OSTC-like (The sequence of the model RefSeq protein was modified relative to this genomic sequence to represent the inferred CDS: deleted 1 base in 1 codon; substituted 1 base at 1 genomic stop codon), which translates to METLCWVLFLVLECPNLKLKKPPWVHMPSAMRMYALVVVSYFPITRGIIYDVIVEPPSVGSMTSDHGHQRPVAFLAYTVNGQYIMEGLASSFLFTXMGGLGFTIPDHSNAPNIPKLSRFLLLFIGFVCILLSFFMARVFVRMKLPGYLMG; encoded by the exons ATGGAGACTTTGTGCTGGGTCCTGTTCTTAGTGCTCGAATGCCCCAACCTGAAGCTGAAGAAGCCGCCCTGGGTACATATGCCATCGGCCATGAGGATGTATGCTCTGGTGGTGGTGTCTTACTTCCCCATTACCAGAGGAATAATTTATGATGTTATTGTTGAACCTCCAAGTGTTGGTTCTATGACCAGTGACCATGGACATCAGAGACCAGTAGCTTTCTTGGCCTACACAGTAAATGGACAATATATTATGGAAGGACTCGCATCCAGCTTCCTGTTTACA TGAATGGGAGGTTTAGGTTTCACAATCCCGGACCATTCGAATGCACCAAACATTCCAAAACTCAGTAGATTTCTTCTTCTATTCATTGGATTTGTCTGTATCCTATTGAGTTTTTTCATGGCTAGAGTATTTGTGAGAATGAAACTGCCGGGTTATCTGATGGGTTAA